One genomic segment of Peribacillus sp. FSL H8-0477 includes these proteins:
- a CDS encoding nucleoside 2-deoxyribosyltransferase, whose product MAKIYLASPFFNEEQLKHVSKAEQVLRDLGHTVFSPRENQLPEVEFGSFEWRTFVFKNDLEHIKWADITFGIIGDNYDDTGTAWELGASYILGKPVLLFSPTGEIINLMITDSLHAYFEDWNDVENYDFATLPIKPYLKAVK is encoded by the coding sequence ATGGCGAAAATTTACCTAGCTTCACCATTTTTTAACGAAGAACAATTGAAACATGTTTCCAAAGCGGAACAGGTGTTACGTGACTTAGGACATACTGTATTTTCACCGAGAGAAAATCAGTTGCCTGAGGTTGAATTCGGTTCGTTTGAATGGCGTACATTCGTATTCAAGAATGATTTAGAACACATCAAATGGGCAGATATTACTTTTGGAATTATAGGCGATAACTATGATGATACAGGTACTGCATGGGAACTGGGTGCCTCTTATATTTTAGGTAAACCTGTTCTGTTATTCAGCCCAACCGGCGAGATCATTAACCTTATGATTACGGACAGCCTGCATGCTTATTTTGAAGACTGGAATGACGTTGAAAACTACGACTTTGCTACACTACCTATTAAACCGTACTTAAAAGCAGTTAAGTAA
- the truA gene encoding tRNA pseudouridine(38-40) synthase TruA, which produces MNNYKLTIQYDGGRYQGWQRLGNSDNTIQGKIESVLTEMAGESIEIFGCSRTDSGVHALAQIANFKMDGNATESEVMNYLNRYLPQDISIVDVELVPERFHARYNAKDKTYLYKIWNEQYTNPFMRKYSMHVEEPLNIPSMNEACQYFIGTHDFTSYSNAKSKKKSMVREIYTIEIEEIGGFLEIRVRGNGFLYNMVRKIVGTLIEVGLGEIDAAKIPSILESKERVQTGRMADPAGLYLENVDF; this is translated from the coding sequence ATGAATAATTATAAATTGACCATTCAATATGATGGTGGACGCTATCAGGGCTGGCAACGGCTCGGTAATAGTGATAATACGATTCAAGGAAAAATTGAAAGCGTATTAACAGAAATGGCAGGGGAATCAATTGAAATTTTTGGTTGCAGCAGAACTGATTCAGGTGTGCATGCACTTGCCCAAATCGCTAATTTTAAGATGGATGGAAATGCAACTGAATCTGAAGTCATGAATTACTTAAATAGATATTTACCCCAAGACATTAGCATTGTAGACGTTGAATTGGTTCCTGAACGTTTTCATGCCCGTTATAATGCGAAGGATAAAACTTATTTGTATAAGATTTGGAATGAGCAATATACTAATCCTTTCATGCGGAAATACAGTATGCATGTTGAGGAACCTTTGAATATCCCTAGTATGAACGAAGCCTGTCAATATTTTATAGGTACACATGATTTTACATCTTATTCAAATGCAAAGTCTAAGAAAAAATCTATGGTACGCGAGATCTATACTATTGAGATCGAAGAAATTGGGGGCTTCCTTGAAATTAGAGTGCGGGGGAATGGTTTTCTTTATAATATGGTGAGAAAAATTGTTGGTACATTAATCGAAGTTGGTTTAGGTGAAATCGATGCTGCAAAGATCCCAAGTATCTTAGAATCAAAAGAAAGAGTCCAAACGGGCCGTATGGCGGATCCAGCAGGGTTATATTTAGAAAATGTTGATTTTTAA